One window of Dechloromonas sp. ZY10 genomic DNA carries:
- a CDS encoding secretin N-terminal domain-containing protein: MKKGCFLRSTVCTGLFLLLTLLVLPARAQGLEILELKQRSADQVLPTLLPLVEPGGTLTGVNNQLFLRASPRNRQEIKRALAALDQPQKSLIIRVAFDRQQVESSRGAQAGGQVVLGSSRHGEAEARVWDSRSGRRENSAQMVQTLDGQRAFIQVGRSLPVPLRQVVLGPGGAVISESIVYRDLAQGFHATPHVQGERVRVEISQQADSLPGGQRPGWGTQPPGVVDSQRLSTTLSGRLGEWLELGGSGRQAQGREAGNGFSVGTRDVSDNRSLWLKVEEVE; the protein is encoded by the coding sequence ATGAAAAAAGGGTGTTTTTTACGGTCGACCGTGTGCACCGGGCTTTTTCTGCTACTGACCCTGCTGGTTCTGCCGGCGCGGGCGCAAGGGCTGGAAATCCTTGAGCTAAAACAGCGCAGCGCCGATCAGGTGCTGCCTACCTTGTTGCCGCTGGTCGAGCCCGGCGGCACGCTGACCGGGGTGAACAACCAGCTGTTCCTGCGCGCTTCGCCGCGCAACCGGCAAGAAATCAAGCGGGCGCTGGCGGCGCTCGACCAGCCGCAAAAAAGCCTGATCATCCGCGTTGCCTTCGACCGCCAGCAGGTCGAGAGCAGCCGGGGGGCACAGGCCGGCGGCCAGGTGGTGCTTGGCAGCAGCCGCCACGGCGAGGCCGAAGCGCGGGTGTGGGACAGCCGCAGCGGGCGCCGCGAAAATTCGGCACAGATGGTGCAAACCCTCGACGGCCAGCGGGCCTTCATCCAGGTCGGCCGTTCCTTGCCGGTGCCCTTGCGCCAGGTGGTGCTCGGGCCGGGCGGCGCGGTGATCAGCGAAAGTATCGTTTATCGCGATCTGGCGCAGGGTTTTCATGCCACGCCGCATGTTCAGGGCGAGCGGGTGCGGGTCGAGATTTCGCAGCAGGCCGACAGTCTGCCCGGTGGCCAGCGTCCCGGTTGGGGCACGCAGCCGCCGGGCGTGGTCGACAGCCAGCGCCTGAGCACTACCCTTTCCGGGCGCCTCGGCGAATGGCTGGAACTCGGCGGTAGCGGTCGCCAGGCGCAGGGGCGCGAGGCCGGCAACGGCTTCAGCGTCGGCACCCGTGATGTAAGTGACAATCGCAGCCTGTGGCTGAAAGTGGAAGAAGTCGAGTGA
- a CDS encoding Lon protease family protein: MKKYSESGTSKGSSGKGRAKKAGARDGDEAKGRSKGSAKELAKGGDKAAMSAASPAADSADQAGKMAGDEPVRIVKSDTAARLALPVEKLRRVCTPEEFGWQAEWPDSSALAAIGEEFAQPQAVEALRFGLGMRRQGFNLFVIGEPGDQREAIVRRLLAEESNAAALAPAGDAGRSPLRDWCYVNNFQSEREPRLLSLPLGRGRQLRDDMRQFVGELGPALAAAFDSDEYRQQVGALRDALQARQDEALRALGREAAGEGIALVRSDEEFSFMPLKDGGEETMGQDEFDALPAARQQQLEDAIERFDVRLHLLLHEFPRWRRETQGKLKAAAAKALQGAVGHLIEELQARYGDLPEVVAHLQAVEKDIVEVGENLHDSHKSEGEMEALLFTGSVSLQRYLVNLLVDRENPAESARAAQRPVVFEDHPTFQNLVGRVEHIAHLGTLVSNFMLIKPGALHRANGGTLLLDADHLLTQPYAWEGLKRLLKAGEIRIESLGEIYGMASTQQLQPQHIPLDVKLVLFGDPSVYYLLAEADPEFPTLFKVVADFDGAIERTPENVAAYARLLATLARREGLRPLAADGLAAGIEQASRLIEDNTRLTTGFTPLVDLLIEADWQAGRTGLPQIGAAQIAAALAAREARHDRARREYLRAMLRDELLIATSGEAVGHINALAAVDYGGCTFGHPSRLTATVALGDGETIDIEREVDLGGPIHSKGMLILSAFVAARYGRNMPLAFKASLVFEQSYGEVEGDSASLAELCVLLSALSSAPIKQTLAMTGSVNQYGSVQPIGAVNEKIEGFFDLCRARGLQPGQGVIIPAANVAHLMLRPDVVAAVAAGEFAVHAVSHVDEALEILTGIAMGQPDEQGAVAPGTLNHLVVSALLELTAARHDSGPEESRKARAEAKPAAEKKRAPAKKTPPPPPQPQAESEGGGTA; encoded by the coding sequence GTGAAGAAATACAGCGAGTCGGGAACGAGCAAAGGCAGCAGCGGCAAGGGCCGGGCGAAAAAGGCCGGGGCCAGGGACGGGGACGAGGCCAAGGGCCGCAGCAAAGGGAGTGCCAAGGAGCTTGCGAAGGGGGGCGACAAGGCCGCTATGAGCGCCGCCAGCCCCGCTGCCGATAGCGCAGACCAGGCCGGCAAGATGGCCGGCGACGAGCCGGTGCGCATCGTCAAGAGCGATACCGCTGCCCGCCTTGCCCTGCCGGTGGAGAAGCTGCGGCGGGTATGCACGCCCGAGGAGTTCGGCTGGCAGGCGGAATGGCCGGATAGCAGCGCGCTTGCTGCGATTGGCGAGGAGTTCGCCCAGCCGCAGGCGGTCGAGGCACTGCGCTTTGGCCTCGGCATGCGCCGCCAGGGCTTCAATCTGTTCGTGATCGGCGAGCCGGGCGACCAGCGCGAAGCGATTGTGCGCCGGCTGCTGGCGGAAGAGAGCAACGCCGCCGCGTTGGCCCCGGCGGGCGATGCCGGCCGCAGTCCGCTGCGCGACTGGTGCTACGTCAATAACTTCCAGTCTGAACGTGAGCCGCGCCTGCTCTCGCTGCCCCTGGGGCGCGGTCGCCAGTTGCGCGACGACATGCGGCAATTTGTCGGCGAACTTGGGCCAGCGCTGGCGGCAGCTTTTGACAGCGACGAATACCGGCAGCAGGTCGGTGCCTTGCGGGATGCCTTGCAGGCACGCCAGGACGAGGCGTTGCGCGCTTTGGGGCGCGAGGCGGCGGGCGAAGGTATTGCGCTGGTACGCAGCGACGAGGAATTCAGTTTCATGCCGCTAAAGGATGGCGGCGAAGAAACCATGGGCCAGGATGAATTCGATGCGCTTCCGGCAGCACGGCAGCAGCAGCTTGAGGATGCGATCGAACGCTTCGATGTGCGCCTGCACCTGTTGCTGCACGAGTTTCCGCGCTGGCGGCGCGAGACCCAGGGCAAGCTCAAGGCCGCCGCCGCCAAAGCCTTGCAAGGCGCGGTCGGGCATCTGATCGAAGAACTGCAGGCGCGTTACGGCGATCTGCCCGAGGTGGTCGCGCATCTGCAGGCGGTCGAGAAGGACATTGTCGAGGTCGGCGAAAATCTGCACGACAGCCATAAAAGCGAAGGCGAGATGGAAGCACTGCTGTTCACCGGCAGCGTTTCCCTGCAGCGCTATTTGGTCAATTTGCTGGTCGACCGTGAAAATCCGGCAGAAAGCGCCAGGGCGGCGCAGCGGCCGGTGGTGTTCGAGGATCACCCGACCTTCCAGAACCTGGTCGGCCGGGTCGAGCACATCGCCCACCTCGGCACCCTGGTCTCCAACTTCATGCTGATCAAGCCGGGCGCCTTGCACCGTGCCAACGGCGGCACCCTGTTGCTCGACGCCGACCACCTGCTGACCCAGCCCTATGCCTGGGAAGGGCTCAAGCGGCTGCTCAAGGCCGGCGAAATCCGCATCGAATCGCTGGGTGAAATCTACGGCATGGCCAGCACCCAGCAACTGCAGCCGCAGCACATTCCGCTCGACGTCAAGCTGGTGCTGTTCGGCGATCCTTCGGTGTATTACCTGCTGGCCGAGGCCGACCCCGAATTCCCGACGCTGTTCAAGGTGGTCGCCGATTTCGACGGCGCCATCGAACGCACTCCGGAAAACGTCGCCGCCTACGCCCGCTTGCTGGCCACCCTGGCCCGCCGCGAAGGTTTGCGCCCGCTCGCCGCCGACGGCCTCGCCGCCGGCATCGAGCAGGCCTCGCGGCTGATCGAGGACAACACCCGCCTGACCACCGGCTTCACGCCTTTGGTCGATCTGCTGATCGAAGCCGACTGGCAGGCCGGCCGCACCGGTTTGCCGCAGATCGGCGCCGCCCAGATCGCGGCGGCGCTGGCTGCGCGCGAAGCCCGCCACGACCGCGCCCGCCGCGAATACCTGCGGGCGATGCTGCGCGACGAACTGCTGATCGCCACCAGCGGCGAAGCGGTCGGTCACATCAATGCGCTGGCGGCGGTCGATTACGGCGGCTGCACCTTCGGCCACCCGTCGCGGCTGACCGCGACGGTGGCGCTCGGCGACGGCGAAACCATCGACATCGAGCGCGAGGTTGACCTCGGTGGCCCGATCCACAGCAAGGGCATGTTGATCCTCTCGGCCTTCGTTGCCGCCCGCTACGGCCGCAACATGCCGCTGGCGTTCAAGGCCAGCCTGGTTTTCGAGCAGTCCTACGGCGAGGTCGAGGGTGACAGCGCTTCGCTGGCGGAACTCTGCGTCCTGCTTTCGGCGCTTTCGAGTGCGCCGATCAAGCAGACGCTGGCGATGACCGGTTCGGTCAACCAGTATGGCAGCGTGCAGCCGATTGGCGCGGTCAACGAGAAGATCGAGGGCTTTTTCGATCTCTGCCGGGCGCGCGGCCTGCAGCCGGGGCAGGGGGTGATCATCCCAGCCGCCAACGTTGCCCACCTGATGCTGCGCCCCGACGTGGTCGCAGCGGTGGCTGCCGGCGAGTTTGCGGTGCATGCGGTCAGCCACGTTGATGAGGCGCTGGAAAT
- the zapE gene encoding cell division protein ZapE has translation MPHKKLKVAENGMLDAYLALLAARGYVADAAQLRAAQALQDLYTNLLAFKVNRGSTFKRLLAPPKPPQGVYFWGGVGRGKSFLMDCFFESVPYRRKKRIHFHAFMQQIHRDLDKFKGEPDPMLKIAEQVAKETRLLCFDEFHVSDIADAMILGRLLEGLVRHGVVLVMTSNYPPDLLYPNGLHRESFLPAIALLNKHLDVFEVEAGIDYRLRALEQVEIYHHPADDAAEKKMLDYFKMVAGEEGKRGGQIEVLGREIATIRRGHGVIWFDFRTLCGGPRSQNDYLEISRSYHTVLLSGIPKMSLHQASEARRFTWLVDVFYDHKVKLIATADCAADELYTEGTQASEFKRTVSRLTEMNSREYLALPHIPSE, from the coding sequence ATGCCCCACAAGAAACTGAAGGTTGCCGAGAACGGCATGCTTGACGCCTATCTGGCGCTGCTCGCCGCGCGCGGCTATGTCGCCGACGCGGCGCAACTGCGGGCGGCGCAGGCTTTGCAGGACCTGTATACGAATTTGCTGGCGTTCAAGGTCAATCGCGGCAGCACCTTCAAGCGCCTGCTGGCGCCGCCCAAGCCGCCGCAGGGCGTGTATTTCTGGGGCGGGGTGGGGCGCGGCAAGAGCTTTCTGATGGACTGCTTTTTCGAGTCGGTGCCGTATCGCCGCAAGAAGCGGATCCACTTCCATGCCTTCATGCAGCAGATTCACCGCGATCTCGACAAATTCAAGGGCGAGCCGGACCCGATGCTGAAGATCGCCGAGCAGGTGGCCAAGGAAACCCGGCTGCTCTGTTTTGACGAATTCCACGTCTCCGACATCGCCGACGCGATGATCCTTGGCCGCCTGCTTGAAGGCTTGGTTCGCCATGGCGTGGTGCTGGTGATGACCTCCAACTACCCGCCCGATCTGCTCTACCCGAACGGTCTGCACCGCGAAAGCTTTTTGCCGGCGATTGCGCTGCTCAACAAGCATCTCGACGTGTTCGAGGTCGAAGCCGGGATCGACTACCGCTTGCGCGCGCTGGAGCAGGTCGAGATTTACCACCACCCGGCCGACGACGCCGCCGAGAAGAAGATGCTCGACTACTTCAAGATGGTTGCCGGCGAGGAGGGCAAGCGCGGCGGTCAGATCGAAGTGCTCGGCCGCGAGATCGCGACTATCCGCCGTGGCCACGGGGTGATCTGGTTCGACTTCCGCACCCTCTGCGGCGGCCCGCGTTCGCAGAACGACTATCTGGAAATTTCGCGCAGCTACCACACCGTGCTGCTCTCCGGGATTCCCAAGATGAGCCTGCACCAGGCGTCCGAGGCGCGGCGCTTCACCTGGCTGGTCGATGTGTTCTACGACCACAAGGTCAAGCTGATCGCCACCGCCGACTGCGCTGCCGACGAGTTGTACACCGAGGGCACGCAGGCTTCGGAGTTCAAGCGTACGGTCAGCCGCCTGACCGAGATGAATTCGCGCGAATATCTGGCGCTGCCGCACATTCCCTCTGAATGA
- the odhB gene encoding 2-oxoglutarate dehydrogenase complex dihydrolipoyllysine-residue succinyltransferase has product MSIIEVQVPQLSESVAEGTLASWKKKIGEAVARDEVLIDIETDKVVLEVPSPAAGVLVEIIKADGETVVSGELIAKIDTAATAGAVAPAAEAPKAAAPAAAPAAAAAAPAGTASPAARKILDEKGIAATDVSGSGRGGRVTKEDAVAAQPKAIPAAAPAVAAVNIAAPNTGVALGERTEQRVPMSRLRARIAERLLQSQSTNAILTTFNEVNMGPVMALRKQYAEKFEKTHGVRLGFMGFFVKAACAALQKFPVLNASVDGNDIVYHGYIDIGIAVGSPRGLVVPILRNADQMSIADIEKKIAEFGAKAKDGKLSIEELTGGTFSISNGGVFGSMLSTPIINPPQSAILGIHATKDRAVVENGQVVVRPINYLAMSYDHRIIDGREAVLGLVTMKEALEDPSRLLLGV; this is encoded by the coding sequence ATGAGCATTATCGAAGTCCAAGTTCCCCAACTTTCCGAGTCCGTTGCCGAAGGCACGCTCGCTTCGTGGAAGAAGAAGATCGGCGAAGCCGTCGCCCGCGACGAAGTCCTGATCGATATCGAAACCGACAAGGTGGTTCTCGAAGTGCCGTCGCCGGCTGCCGGCGTCCTCGTCGAAATCATCAAGGCTGACGGCGAGACCGTGGTCTCCGGCGAACTGATCGCCAAGATCGACACCGCCGCCACCGCCGGTGCCGTCGCCCCGGCCGCCGAAGCGCCGAAGGCAGCAGCACCCGCTGCCGCGCCGGCCGCTGCTGCCGCCGCGCCGGCTGGCACTGCCAGCCCGGCTGCGCGCAAGATCCTCGACGAGAAGGGCATTGCCGCAACCGATGTCTCCGGCTCCGGCCGTGGCGGTCGCGTGACCAAGGAAGATGCGGTTGCCGCCCAGCCGAAGGCCATTCCGGCGGCTGCTCCGGCCGTGGCTGCAGTCAATATCGCTGCCCCGAACACCGGCGTTGCCCTCGGTGAGCGCACCGAACAGCGCGTCCCGATGTCCCGCCTGCGTGCCCGTATCGCCGAGCGTCTGCTGCAGTCGCAGTCGACCAACGCGATCCTGACCACCTTCAACGAAGTCAACATGGGTCCGGTCATGGCGCTGCGCAAGCAGTACGCCGAGAAGTTCGAGAAGACCCACGGCGTCCGCCTCGGCTTCATGGGCTTCTTCGTCAAGGCCGCTTGCGCAGCCTTGCAGAAGTTCCCGGTCCTCAACGCTTCGGTTGACGGCAACGACATCGTCTACCACGGCTATATCGACATCGGCATCGCCGTTGGTTCGCCGCGCGGCCTGGTTGTGCCCATCCTGCGCAATGCCGACCAGATGAGCATCGCCGATATCGAGAAGAAGATTGCCGAATTCGGCGCCAAGGCCAAGGACGGCAAGCTGTCGATCGAAGAACTGACCGGCGGTACCTTCTCCATCTCCAACGGTGGCGTCTTCGGTTCCATGCTGTCGACCCCGATCATCAACCCGCCGCAATCGGCGATCCTCGGCATCCATGCCACCAAGGACCGTGCGGTGGTTGAAAACGGTCAGGTCGTCGTGCGTCCGATCAACTACCTGGCGATGTCCTATGATCACCGCATCATCGATGGCCGCGAAGCCGTCCTCGGTCTGGTGACCATGAAGGAAGCCCTGGAAGATCCGTCCCGCCTGCTGCTCGGCGTCTGA
- the lpdA gene encoding dihydrolipoyl dehydrogenase: MSKQFDVLVIGGGPGGYVAAIRASQLGFSAACCESNPYADPKGEPRLGGTCLNVGCIPSKALLHTSHLFEEANHSFEAQGIKVGKASIDVPTMKARKDGVVNQLTAGIKGLLKKNKVTFLAGHGSFVAKEGDFWKVKVGAEEVLAKQVIVATGSKARHLPNLPVDNKIVMDNEGALNQESVPKKLAIIGAGVIGLEMGSVWRRVGSEVTILEAMPDFLAAADQDVAKEALKLFTKQGLNIQMGVKIGEIKAGKKDVSIAYTDKDGKEQKLEADRLIVSIGRVPNTDGLNAEAVGLKLDARGFVEVDGHCATNLPGVWAIGDVVRGPMLAHKASEEGVMVAELMAGQAGHCNFDTIPWVIYTAPEIAWVGKTEQALKAEGVAYKVGKMPFLANGRALGMGEPNGFIKMLACAQTDRILGVHIIGVNASELISEAVVAMEFGGASEDLARICHAHPTLSEAMHEAALACDKRALHF; this comes from the coding sequence ATGTCCAAGCAATTCGACGTGCTCGTTATCGGTGGTGGCCCCGGCGGCTACGTGGCTGCGATCCGCGCCTCCCAACTCGGTTTCTCCGCCGCCTGCTGCGAATCCAACCCCTATGCCGACCCCAAGGGCGAACCGCGTCTCGGCGGCACCTGCCTCAACGTCGGCTGCATTCCGTCCAAGGCGCTGCTGCACACCTCGCACCTGTTCGAAGAAGCCAACCACAGCTTTGAAGCCCAGGGCATCAAGGTCGGTAAGGCCAGCATCGACGTGCCGACGATGAAGGCGCGCAAGGACGGCGTGGTCAATCAGCTGACCGCCGGCATCAAGGGCCTGCTCAAGAAGAACAAGGTCACCTTCCTCGCCGGTCACGGCTCCTTCGTCGCCAAGGAAGGCGATTTCTGGAAGGTCAAGGTCGGTGCCGAAGAAGTGCTGGCCAAACAAGTCATCGTCGCCACCGGCTCCAAGGCCCGTCACCTGCCCAACCTGCCGGTCGACAACAAGATCGTGATGGACAACGAAGGCGCGCTGAACCAGGAATCGGTGCCCAAGAAGCTGGCCATCATCGGCGCCGGTGTCATCGGTCTGGAAATGGGCTCGGTCTGGCGTCGTGTCGGTTCCGAAGTCACCATCCTCGAAGCCATGCCCGACTTCCTCGCGGCGGCTGACCAGGACGTCGCCAAAGAAGCGCTCAAGTTGTTCACCAAGCAAGGCCTGAACATCCAGATGGGCGTCAAGATCGGCGAGATCAAGGCTGGCAAGAAGGATGTCTCGATTGCCTACACCGACAAGGACGGCAAGGAGCAGAAGCTCGAAGCTGATCGCCTGATCGTTTCCATCGGTCGCGTGCCCAACACCGACGGCCTCAATGCCGAAGCCGTTGGTCTCAAGCTCGACGCCCGTGGTTTCGTCGAAGTCGACGGTCACTGCGCCACCAATCTGCCGGGCGTCTGGGCGATTGGCGACGTGGTGCGCGGCCCGATGCTGGCGCACAAGGCCTCCGAAGAAGGTGTGATGGTTGCCGAACTGATGGCCGGCCAGGCCGGTCACTGCAACTTCGACACCATCCCCTGGGTGATCTACACCGCCCCGGAAATCGCCTGGGTCGGCAAGACCGAGCAGGCGCTCAAGGCCGAAGGCGTGGCCTACAAGGTCGGCAAGATGCCTTTCCTGGCCAACGGCCGCGCGCTGGGCATGGGTGAGCCGAACGGCTTCATCAAGATGCTCGCCTGCGCCCAGACCGACCGCATCCTCGGCGTGCACATCATCGGCGTCAATGCCTCCGAGCTGATTTCCGAAGCCGTCGTGGCGATGGAATTCGGCGGTGCCTCCGAAGACCTGGCCCGCATCTGCCATGCTCACCCGACCCTGTCGGAAGCGATGCACGAAGCGGCCCTGGCCTGCGACAAGCGCGCGCTGCATTTCTAA
- a CDS encoding 2-oxoglutarate dehydrogenase E1 component, translated as MTTMNQLFDSTMFFGGNAPFVEELYENFLNDPTSVPAEWRDYFDRLAQMPGFVARDVAHAPVIAAFAELGKNGGFRPAAPAAAGVENKKQSAVGQLVTAYRSLGTRWADLDPLKRLARPKIDELEPSFYGFSDADLNQTFSVGSLKGLPETAKLGDILETLKQTYCGTIGVEYMYMTDYNEKRWLQERLESMRSRPSYNADQKKRILERLTAAETLERYLHTKYVGQKRFSLEGGESLIVAMDEAIRTGGANGVDEVVVGMAHRGRLNVLVNTLGKAPSMLFAEFEGKKKSDLSAGDVKYHMGFSSDVSTPGGACHLTLAFNPSHLEIVNPVVAGSVYARQVRRGEGSKQKVMPILVHGDAAVAGQGVNQEMLNFAQTRGYGVGGVLHIVVNNQVGFTTSDPRDYRSGHYCTDIFKMVDAPIFHVNGDDPEAVALVTQLAVEYRQTFGKDVVVDIICFRKLGHNEQDEPMVTQPLMYKIISKHPGTRKLYGDKLIAEGVLPADGPDAMIAEYRAHLDKGELLYNPVLAGYKHPNTIDWTPYLTKSYIETCDTTVPMAELQRLAQRLTTLPEGFTLHSRVKKIVEDRAAMGEGKLPVDWGMAENLAYASLLVSGYGVRISGEDVGRGTFFHRHAAFHDQNRTSWDVGTYHPLKNLQEKQAGFQCYDSVLSEEAVLAFDYGYASANPYELVIWEGQFGDFANGAQVVIDQFIASGEAKWGRACGLVMLLPHGYEGQGPEHSSARLERFMQLCAEMNMEVCVPTTAAQVFHMLRRQAVRNQRKPLIVMSPKSLLRHKDAACSLEDLANGEFKRVIGETDDLDPKKVKRVILCCGKVYYDLVNARREKGINDIAIVRLEQLYPFPKESLEKELAKYPKATEIVWAQEEPRNQGAWYWIASRHHLDTQISGKQKLLLVSRPASSSPAVGYLAKHNEQTKALIESALGKIEY; from the coding sequence ATGACTACAATGAACCAACTGTTCGACAGCACGATGTTTTTTGGCGGCAATGCGCCGTTTGTCGAAGAGCTGTACGAAAACTTCCTGAACGATCCGACCTCCGTGCCCGCCGAGTGGCGCGACTACTTCGACCGCCTGGCGCAGATGCCGGGCTTTGTTGCTCGTGACGTGGCTCATGCCCCTGTCATTGCAGCTTTTGCCGAACTCGGCAAAAACGGCGGCTTCCGTCCGGCAGCACCTGCTGCCGCCGGCGTCGAGAACAAGAAGCAGTCGGCTGTCGGCCAACTGGTCACCGCTTATCGTTCGCTCGGTACCCGCTGGGCTGACCTCGATCCGCTCAAGCGCCTGGCCCGTCCGAAGATCGACGAACTGGAGCCTTCGTTCTACGGCTTCTCCGATGCCGATCTGAATCAGACCTTCAGCGTCGGTTCGCTCAAGGGCCTGCCGGAAACTGCCAAGCTCGGCGACATTCTGGAAACCCTGAAGCAGACCTACTGCGGCACCATCGGTGTCGAGTACATGTACATGACGGACTACAACGAGAAGCGCTGGCTGCAAGAGCGCCTCGAAAGCATGCGCTCGCGTCCGTCGTACAACGCCGACCAGAAAAAACGCATCCTGGAGCGGTTGACCGCAGCCGAAACGCTGGAACGCTACCTGCACACCAAGTACGTTGGCCAGAAGCGCTTCTCGCTTGAAGGCGGCGAGTCGCTGATCGTCGCCATGGACGAAGCCATCCGCACCGGTGGTGCCAACGGCGTTGACGAAGTGGTGGTCGGCATGGCTCACCGCGGCCGTCTGAACGTCCTGGTCAACACCCTGGGCAAGGCCCCGTCGATGCTCTTCGCCGAATTCGAAGGCAAGAAGAAGAGCGATCTGTCGGCCGGTGACGTCAAATATCACATGGGCTTCTCGTCCGATGTGTCGACCCCGGGCGGAGCCTGTCACCTGACCCTGGCCTTCAACCCGTCGCACCTGGAGATCGTGAACCCGGTCGTCGCCGGTTCGGTCTATGCCCGTCAGGTTCGTCGTGGCGAAGGCAGCAAGCAGAAGGTCATGCCGATTCTGGTGCATGGCGATGCCGCCGTGGCCGGTCAGGGCGTCAACCAGGAAATGCTCAACTTCGCCCAGACCCGTGGTTACGGTGTGGGCGGTGTGCTGCACATCGTGGTCAACAACCAGGTCGGTTTCACCACCTCCGACCCGCGCGACTATCGCTCCGGCCACTACTGCACCGACATCTTCAAGATGGTCGATGCACCGATCTTCCACGTCAATGGCGACGATCCGGAAGCCGTGGCGCTGGTCACCCAGCTGGCGGTCGAATATCGTCAGACCTTCGGCAAGGACGTGGTGGTCGATATCATCTGCTTCCGCAAGCTCGGCCACAACGAGCAGGACGAGCCGATGGTGACCCAGCCGCTGATGTACAAGATCATCAGCAAGCACCCGGGCACCCGCAAGCTGTATGGCGACAAGCTGATTGCCGAAGGTGTGCTGCCGGCCGACGGTCCGGATGCGATGATTGCCGAGTACCGTGCCCACCTCGACAAGGGCGAACTGCTGTACAACCCGGTGCTCGCCGGCTACAAGCATCCGAACACCATCGACTGGACGCCGTACCTGACCAAGTCCTACATCGAAACCTGCGACACCACCGTGCCGATGGCCGAACTGCAGCGTCTGGCCCAGCGCCTGACCACGCTGCCGGAAGGTTTCACCCTGCACTCCCGCGTCAAGAAGATCGTTGAAGATCGCGCCGCGATGGGCGAGGGCAAACTGCCGGTCGATTGGGGCATGGCCGAGAATCTCGCCTACGCTTCGCTGCTGGTTTCCGGCTATGGTGTCCGCATCTCCGGTGAAGACGTCGGCCGTGGCACCTTCTTCCACCGCCACGCTGCCTTCCACGACCAAAACCGCACCAGCTGGGATGTCGGTACCTACCACCCGCTGAAGAATCTGCAGGAAAAGCAGGCCGGCTTCCAGTGCTACGACTCGGTCCTGTCCGAAGAAGCCGTACTCGCCTTCGACTACGGTTACGCTTCGGCCAACCCGTACGAACTGGTGATCTGGGAAGGTCAGTTCGGCGACTTCGCCAACGGTGCCCAGGTCGTGATTGACCAGTTCATTGCGTCCGGCGAAGCCAAGTGGGGCCGCGCCTGTGGTCTGGTGATGCTGCTGCCGCACGGTTACGAAGGCCAGGGGCCGGAACACTCTTCCGCACGCCTGGAGCGCTTCATGCAGTTGTGCGCCGAGATGAACATGGAAGTCTGCGTGCCGACCACGGCTGCCCAGGTCTTCCACATGCTGCGCCGCCAGGCTGTTCGCAACCAGCGCAAGCCGCTGATCGTGATGTCGCCCAAGTCGCTACTGCGCCACAAGGACGCCGCCTGTTCGCTGGAAGATCTGGCCAACGGCGAGTTCAAACGCGTCATTGGCGAAACCGACGATCTCGACCCGAAGAAGGTCAAGCGCGTCATCCTGTGCTGCGGCAAGGTCTATTACGACCTGGTCAATGCCCGTCGCGAGAAAGGTATCAACGACATCGCCATCGTTCGTCTGGAGCAGCTGTATCCGTTCCCGAAGGAGTCGCTGGAGAAGGAACTGGCCAAGTACCCGAAGGCCACCGAAATCGTCTGGGCCCAGGAAGAACCGCGCAACCAGGGCGCCTGGTACTGGATCGCCTCGCGTCACCATCTGGATACCCAGATCAGCGGCAAGCAAAAGCTGCTGCTGGTGTCGCGCCCGGCCTCCTCGTCCCCGGCTGTCGGCTATCTGGCCAAGCACAACGAACAAACCAAGGCACTGATCGAGTCCGCACTGGGCAAGATCGAGTACTAA